Part of the Listeria innocua genome is shown below.
TAACGTAATTTTTATTTAAAGCGACTTCAATCAGTTCGTCATAATTTGTTAAAGTTACTAGTTTTGTATCAGATTCTTCAAGTAGTTTTTTACCTTTATCTAATCCATATGTAAAGATGGCTGCGATTCCTAGTACTTCTGCTCCGGCTTCCTCTAAAGCCTCAACTGCTTTAAGCGAACTTCCACCTGTTGAAATCAAATCTTCAATCACAACTACTTTTTGACCTTTAGTAAGTGGCCCTTCGATTTGGTTCCCTTTGCCATGTTCTTTTGCTTTTGAACGTACGTAGACCATTGGTAAATCTAGTAAATCGCTTACCCAAGCGGCGTGTGGGATTCCTGCCGTCGCGGTTCCTGCTACAACATCTACTTCGCCAAAATTTTCTTTGATTTTTTCTGCTAACGATTTAGCGATAAATTGACGAACTTTTGGAAAGCCTAGTGTTAGACGATTATCACAGTAAATAGGTGATTTAATGCCGGAAGCCCAAGTGAATGGCTCGTTTGGTTTTAAAAATACCGCTTTAATTTCTAATAATTGTTCCGCAACTTGTTTTTCAATACTCATGCATTCCACTCCTTCAAAACTTGATTATATGCTGCTACTGGGTCGTTTGCTCGAGTGATAGAGCGACCAACGACGATATTCGATGATCCAATCGAACGAGCTTTTTCAGGTGTTACGACGCGGATTTGATCGTCTGTCGCATCACTTGCTAATCGAATACCTGGCGTTACGCGTAAAAAGTCAGAACCATTTTGTAGTTTAATTTCGTCTGCTTCGAGTGCTGAGCAGACAACACCATCTAGCCCTGCTTGTTTGGTTAAATCACTGTAATGTAGCACTGATTCAAGAAGACTAGCCTTTACTAATTGTTCCTTTTGCATGTCGGTTTCACTTGTACTAGTAAGTTGTGTCACTGCGATAAGTTTTGGACGTTTGCCACTTGTTGAACCTATTTCAAGACCTTCACGAGCAGCTTCCATCATTTTCTTTCCGCCTGATGCATGAACATTCACCATATCAACACCTAGTTTTGCCAAACCAATCATCGCACTTTTGACCGTATTTGGAATATCGTGGAGTTTCAAATCTAGAAAAATAGCATGATTTTGTTGCTTTATTTTTTCAACAATGGCTGGACCGTTACTATAAAAAAGTTCCATACCGACTTTTACGGATAAAGATTCTCCGGAAAACTGGGCTAAAAAAGCCTCTACT
Proteins encoded:
- the pyrE gene encoding orotate phosphoribosyltransferase: MSIEKQVAEQLLEIKAVFLKPNEPFTWASGIKSPIYCDNRLTLGFPKVRQFIAKSLAEKIKENFGEVDVVAGTATAGIPHAAWVSDLLDLPMVYVRSKAKEHGKGNQIEGPLTKGQKVVVIEDLISTGGSSLKAVEALEEAGAEVLGIAAIFTYGLDKGKKLLEESDTKLVTLTNYDELIEVALNKNYVTTEDMATLKEWKKNPEVWGK
- the pyrF gene encoding orotidine-5'-phosphate decarboxylase; translated protein: MNKPIIALDFQTYQEVEAFLAQFSGESLSVKVGMELFYSNGPAIVEKIKQQNHAIFLDLKLHDIPNTVKSAMIGLAKLGVDMVNVHASGGKKMMEAAREGLEIGSTSGKRPKLIAVTQLTSTSETDMQKEQLVKASLLESVLHYSDLTKQAGLDGVVCSALEADEIKLQNGSDFLRVTPGIRLASDATDDQIRVVTPEKARSIGSSNIVVGRSITRANDPVAAYNQVLKEWNA